In Calliopsis andreniformis isolate RMS-2024a chromosome 8, iyCalAndr_principal, whole genome shotgun sequence, one DNA window encodes the following:
- the LOC143182174 gene encoding ubiquitin-conjugating enzyme E2 J1 isoform X2, with protein MSFEGKYNAKSPAVKRLMREAQELHEATEEYCAAPLEDNLFEWHFTVQGPPSTDFEGGVYHGRILLPPEYPMKPPNIILLTPNGRFEINKKICLSISGHHPETWQPSWSIRTALLALIAFMPTPGNGTIGSLDYSKEERQKLAKKSLNWQCDTCGKVVDLLSKTTAKKPITEEEQTMLNTIALKADDSPTSDTSFMVNTDISENELRQRNVETTENRDRQQSDVIVNQQVETMSSSNDLFWSILIASLVSAIILLVLRRLFLV; from the exons ATGTCATTCGAAGGGAAGTACAACGCGAAAAGTCCCG CGGTGAAGAGATTGATGAGAGAAGCTCAGGAGCTTCATGAGGCTACAGAGGAGTATTGCGCAGCTCCTTTAGAAGATAATCTCTTCGAATGGCATTTTACGGTACAAGGACCACCATCGACAGACTTTGAGGGTGGTGTTTATCATGGTAGGATTCTATTGCCGCCAGAGTATCCTATGAAACCTCCAAATATTATATTGTTAACT CCAAATGGCCGTTTTGAAATCAACAAAAAGATTTGCCTGAGTATTTCTGGGCATCACCCAGAAACATGGCAACCTTCTTGGAGTATCAGAACAGCTCTTTTAGCTTTAATTGCTTTTATGCCAACACCAGGCAATGGGACAATCGGCTCTTTAGATTATAGTAAGGAGGAAAGGCAGAAACTTGCAAAAAA ATCCTTAAATTGGCAATGTGACACTTGTGGAAAAGTTGTTGATTTGTTGTCCAAGACAACAGCAAAGAAGCCCATCACAGAGGAGGAGCAAACTATGTTAAATACAATTGCTTTAAAG GCTGATGACTCCCCTACATCAGACACATCTTTCATGGTCAATACAGACATTTCAGAAAATGAACTTAGGCAACGTAATGTTGAGACGACCGAGAACCGAGATCGACAACAATCAGACGTAATAGTAAATCAACAAGTAGAAACAATGTCATCTTCTAATGACTTATTTTGGAGCATTCTAATTGCTTCTCTAGTGTCGGCGATAATTCTACTTGTTTTACGACGACTGTTTCTTGTTTAA
- the LOC143182174 gene encoding ubiquitin-conjugating enzyme E2 J1 isoform X1: protein MSFEGKYNAKSPAVKRLMREAQELHEATEEYCAAPLEDNLFEWHFTVQGPPSTDFEGGVYHGRILLPPEYPMKPPNIILLTPNGRFEINKKICLSISGHHPETWQPSWSIRTALLALIAFMPTPGNGTIGSLDYSKEERQKLAKKSLNWQCDTCGKVVDLLSKTTAKKPITEEEQTMLNTIALKSYLQADDSPTSDTSFMVNTDISENELRQRNVETTENRDRQQSDVIVNQQVETMSSSNDLFWSILIASLVSAIILLVLRRLFLV from the exons ATGTCATTCGAAGGGAAGTACAACGCGAAAAGTCCCG CGGTGAAGAGATTGATGAGAGAAGCTCAGGAGCTTCATGAGGCTACAGAGGAGTATTGCGCAGCTCCTTTAGAAGATAATCTCTTCGAATGGCATTTTACGGTACAAGGACCACCATCGACAGACTTTGAGGGTGGTGTTTATCATGGTAGGATTCTATTGCCGCCAGAGTATCCTATGAAACCTCCAAATATTATATTGTTAACT CCAAATGGCCGTTTTGAAATCAACAAAAAGATTTGCCTGAGTATTTCTGGGCATCACCCAGAAACATGGCAACCTTCTTGGAGTATCAGAACAGCTCTTTTAGCTTTAATTGCTTTTATGCCAACACCAGGCAATGGGACAATCGGCTCTTTAGATTATAGTAAGGAGGAAAGGCAGAAACTTGCAAAAAA ATCCTTAAATTGGCAATGTGACACTTGTGGAAAAGTTGTTGATTTGTTGTCCAAGACAACAGCAAAGAAGCCCATCACAGAGGAGGAGCAAACTATGTTAAATACAATTGCTTTAAAG TCTTACCTTCAGGCTGATGACTCCCCTACATCAGACACATCTTTCATGGTCAATACAGACATTTCAGAAAATGAACTTAGGCAACGTAATGTTGAGACGACCGAGAACCGAGATCGACAACAATCAGACGTAATAGTAAATCAACAAGTAGAAACAATGTCATCTTCTAATGACTTATTTTGGAGCATTCTAATTGCTTCTCTAGTGTCGGCGATAATTCTACTTGTTTTACGACGACTGTTTCTTGTTTAA